In a genomic window of Brucella anthropi ATCC 49188:
- a CDS encoding ABC transporter permease encodes MTKNGPFALFFHTLIVIFMLAPMVVVCLVAFTPENTLTMPWNGLSLRWFAAVFAHNDFMTSFYNSVQLAFFSASISTLLAVPSGLAIAQYNFRGRDALNALFLSPLIIPHLVLGVAFLRLFSLMGFTGSFVWLVAAHSIVVTPYALRLILASLGSMDRNAENAARTLGAGEWTVFRRVTLPLLVPGLSGGWLLAFINSFDELTMSIFVTSPSTVTLPVRMYMYASESIDPMMAAVSALMILVATVTMIIIDRMFGLDRLLVGKG; translated from the coding sequence ATGACAAAGAACGGTCCTTTCGCTCTTTTCTTCCACACGCTGATCGTCATCTTCATGCTGGCGCCGATGGTTGTGGTGTGTCTGGTGGCCTTCACGCCGGAAAACACGCTGACAATGCCGTGGAACGGCCTTTCACTGCGCTGGTTCGCTGCCGTGTTTGCGCACAATGATTTCATGACTTCGTTCTATAACAGTGTGCAGCTCGCCTTCTTCTCGGCATCCATTTCGACGCTTCTGGCCGTGCCATCGGGGCTCGCGATTGCGCAGTATAATTTCCGTGGTCGCGATGCGTTGAACGCGCTTTTCCTGTCGCCGCTCATCATTCCGCATCTGGTTCTGGGCGTTGCATTCCTGCGCCTGTTCTCGCTGATGGGCTTTACCGGTTCCTTCGTCTGGCTGGTTGCGGCACATTCGATTGTCGTCACGCCCTATGCGCTGCGCCTTATCCTTGCTTCGCTTGGCAGCATGGATCGCAATGCGGAAAATGCGGCGCGCACGCTGGGCGCCGGTGAATGGACCGTGTTCCGTCGCGTCACCTTGCCATTGCTTGTGCCGGGTCTGTCGGGCGGCTGGCTGCTTGCCTTCATCAATTCGTTCGACGAACTCACCATGTCGATCTTCGTGACCTCGCCGTCCACGGTCACGCTGCCGGTCCGCATGTATATGTATGCCAGCGAATCCATCGACCCGATGATGGCAGCGGTTTCGGCCCTGATGATCCTCGTCGCCACCGTGACCATGATTATCATCGATCGCATGTTCGGCCTCGACCGGCTGCTGGTGGGCAAGGGCTGA
- a CDS encoding (2Fe-2S)-binding protein: MTIPVSPSAAQFRRRYRLTEQPISFALDGVSFEGRRGDTVLTAILSVQGKLRHTEFTGEPRAGFCLIGACQDCHVMTAEGHKLRACTTLLEDGMAFVTEPAI, encoded by the coding sequence ATGACGATCCCGGTTTCCCCTTCAGCGGCTCAGTTCCGCAGACGGTATCGGCTGACTGAGCAGCCGATCAGCTTCGCGCTTGACGGCGTTTCCTTCGAGGGACGCCGTGGCGATACCGTGTTGACCGCCATTCTCTCCGTGCAGGGAAAGCTGCGTCATACCGAATTTACCGGCGAACCGCGGGCGGGCTTCTGCCTGATCGGCGCATGTCAGGATTGCCACGTCATGACGGCTGAGGGCCACAAGCTTCGTGCCTGCACCACGCTTCTGGAAGACGGCATGGCCTTTGTGACGGAGCCCGCGATATGA
- a CDS encoding ABC transporter permease translates to MSVVTSQDTSAAPKGQRDLTPLFLVGPSTLLFFALVLLPLGLTVLLSFNSYSYDKGIENVYTLANYTQVLKDPYYLSIFWRTLKLALITTVITVLIGVPEAYILSNMRKPWRSIFLLVIIGPLLVSVVVRTFGWSMLLGRNGLVNSALDMVGLPTTQILYSETAIVIGLVHIMLPFMVIPVWTVLQKLDPSVEAAALTLGASRLTALRRVVFPQAVLGILSGSLIVFALSASSFAIPGLLGGRRLKMAATVVYDEFLIELNWPLGAAIAIIVLVANLVIMIAYNRMLEGQARKKLG, encoded by the coding sequence ATGTCGGTCGTCACCTCACAGGATACATCCGCCGCGCCCAAAGGGCAGCGCGATCTGACGCCGCTCTTTCTGGTCGGGCCGTCGACGCTTCTGTTCTTCGCGCTGGTGCTGTTGCCGCTCGGTCTCACCGTGCTGCTTTCATTCAACAGCTACAGCTATGACAAAGGCATCGAGAACGTCTACACGCTTGCCAATTATACGCAGGTTCTCAAAGACCCCTATTACCTCTCGATCTTCTGGCGCACGCTCAAGCTGGCGCTGATCACAACCGTCATCACGGTGCTGATCGGTGTGCCCGAGGCCTATATTCTTTCCAATATGCGCAAGCCATGGCGCTCGATCTTCCTTTTGGTCATCATCGGCCCGCTTCTGGTTTCGGTCGTGGTCCGCACATTTGGCTGGAGCATGTTGCTGGGGCGCAATGGCCTCGTGAACAGCGCGCTCGACATGGTGGGCCTGCCGACGACGCAAATCCTCTACAGCGAGACAGCCATCGTCATCGGTCTGGTGCATATCATGCTGCCATTCATGGTGATCCCGGTCTGGACCGTGCTGCAAAAGCTCGATCCGTCGGTGGAAGCCGCAGCGCTGACGCTCGGCGCATCGCGCCTGACAGCACTTCGCCGTGTGGTGTTTCCGCAGGCAGTGCTTGGCATCCTGTCGGGCAGCCTCATCGTGTTTGCGCTTTCGGCCAGCTCCTTTGCCATTCCGGGCCTGCTCGGCGGGCGTCGTCTCAAGATGGCGGCAACGGTTGTCTATGACGAGTTCCTGATCGAGCTGAACTGGCCGCTGGGTGCTGCCATCGCCATCATCGTTCTGGTCGCCAATCTCGTGATCATGATTGCCTATAATCGCATGCTCGAAGGGCAAGCGAGAAAGAAGCTGGGGTAA
- a CDS encoding NAD(P)/FAD-dependent oxidoreductase translates to MTKHLQADVVIIGGGIVGGSAALFMRQAGLSVILLDKGFCGAQASGVNYGGVRRQGRAPEQLPLAQRSHALWARLPELIGIDGEYIRSGHLKLARTEAHFAKLEAYAATVQPLGLDVELIGGNAVRERFPWLPGNVAGASLCAEDGHANPRLVAPAFARAALAAGATVLENTPVIEARETGDGFAILAGNGIEIRSRLLFNCAGAWSDQFAASFGEPVPLQRIYPSMVVTEPMPFRLPMSLGEEGGGFYGRQVTRGNYVMGGGRGTPLENPDFSRPSVNAASSVMLRAIELFPHLKNAQVIRFWSGTESEMPDDNPVIGPSSRVKNLFHAFGFCGAGFQTGPAVGAVLCDLAVKGETETPIDAFRIDRFDKNSNHKGE, encoded by the coding sequence ATGACAAAGCATCTTCAGGCCGATGTGGTCATTATTGGCGGCGGGATTGTTGGCGGTTCGGCGGCGCTTTTCATGCGTCAGGCCGGGTTGTCGGTGATTCTGCTCGACAAGGGCTTTTGCGGGGCGCAGGCAAGCGGCGTGAATTACGGTGGCGTTCGCAGGCAGGGTCGGGCGCCGGAACAGCTGCCGCTCGCACAGCGTTCGCACGCATTGTGGGCGCGTCTGCCGGAACTTATCGGCATCGATGGCGAATATATCCGCAGCGGCCATTTGAAGCTTGCCCGCACGGAAGCGCATTTTGCGAAGCTTGAAGCCTATGCGGCTACAGTGCAGCCGCTTGGGCTCGATGTCGAGCTGATCGGTGGCAATGCCGTGCGAGAGCGTTTCCCATGGCTTCCGGGCAACGTCGCGGGCGCTTCGCTCTGCGCGGAAGATGGCCACGCCAATCCGCGTCTGGTCGCGCCTGCCTTTGCCCGCGCAGCACTTGCTGCCGGTGCCACGGTGCTGGAAAACACCCCGGTCATCGAAGCGCGTGAAACCGGCGATGGTTTTGCCATTCTGGCGGGAAACGGCATCGAAATCCGCTCGCGTCTCTTGTTCAATTGCGCCGGTGCATGGTCGGATCAGTTTGCTGCTTCATTTGGCGAGCCGGTGCCGCTCCAGCGCATCTATCCATCGATGGTTGTAACCGAGCCAATGCCGTTTCGCCTGCCGATGAGCCTTGGCGAAGAGGGCGGCGGCTTCTACGGCCGTCAGGTCACGCGCGGCAATTATGTTATGGGTGGCGGACGCGGCACGCCGCTTGAAAACCCGGATTTTTCACGGCCTTCGGTCAATGCGGCTTCATCGGTGATGCTGCGCGCCATCGAACTTTTTCCGCATCTGAAAAACGCCCAGGTTATCCGTTTCTGGTCTGGCACTGAATCGGAAATGCCGGACGACAATCCGGTGATCGGGCCAAGCAGCCGGGTCAAAAACCTCTTTCACGCCTTCGGATTTTGCGGCGCCGGTTTCCAGACCGGTCCGGCTGTGGGTGCCGTTCTTTGCGATCTCGCCGTCAAAGGCGAGACGGAAACACCGATCGATGCATTCCGCATCGACCGGTTCGATAAAAACTCAAACCACAAAGGGGAGTAG
- a CDS encoding ABC transporter substrate-binding protein, which produces MKTQFTNKAITKSALLALGLSVAFASAASAETKTLYIGMNGGNMEKAYTEHVLPEFEKANDVKVVVVPGTSADILAKATAQKDNPQMHVMLLDDGVMVRAISSGLCQKISDDPVLADIQPAARLKDDMAIGIDMGMTGIAYNKKLFDEKGWAAPTSWMDFADEKYANAVVFQSASASTFGLHAFLMFNRIQGGDEKNLEPGFEKFPDTIGKNVLEYIPSSAKISEMVQTGEAAIFPLTPTGVNNLKAKGIPVEYAQPKEGSVVLAVTECVLAGNNEPELSQKLAHYLLSADAQSKALDHGNLIPSNQKAKAGTPDAQAKLDAFNGYMKTANTLDWDAVNEGRQQLNSRWNRTIEK; this is translated from the coding sequence ATGAAAACTCAATTCACTAACAAGGCCATCACCAAGTCCGCCCTGTTGGCGCTCGGCCTGTCGGTCGCCTTTGCTTCCGCCGCATCGGCTGAAACCAAGACGCTCTATATCGGCATGAATGGCGGCAATATGGAGAAGGCCTATACCGAGCACGTTCTGCCGGAATTCGAAAAGGCCAATGACGTGAAGGTCGTTGTCGTGCCGGGCACTTCGGCGGATATTCTCGCCAAGGCAACCGCGCAGAAAGACAATCCGCAGATGCATGTCATGCTGCTCGACGACGGCGTCATGGTGCGCGCGATCAGTTCCGGCCTGTGCCAGAAGATTTCGGATGATCCGGTTCTGGCTGACATTCAGCCTGCCGCACGCCTCAAGGACGACATGGCCATCGGCATCGATATGGGCATGACCGGCATTGCCTATAACAAGAAGCTTTTCGACGAAAAGGGCTGGGCAGCACCGACCTCGTGGATGGACTTTGCCGACGAAAAATATGCGAACGCCGTGGTGTTCCAGTCGGCTTCCGCTTCGACTTTCGGCCTCCACGCCTTCCTGATGTTCAACCGCATTCAGGGCGGTGATGAAAAGAACCTCGAGCCGGGCTTCGAAAAATTCCCGGACACAATCGGCAAGAACGTTCTGGAATACATTCCGTCATCGGCCAAGATTTCGGAAATGGTGCAGACCGGCGAGGCAGCGATCTTCCCGCTGACGCCGACGGGCGTCAACAACCTGAAGGCCAAGGGAATTCCGGTTGAATATGCACAGCCAAAGGAAGGCTCTGTCGTCCTCGCTGTGACCGAATGCGTGCTCGCAGGCAATAACGAACCGGAACTGAGCCAGAAGCTTGCTCACTATCTGCTTTCCGCCGATGCACAGAGCAAGGCGCTCGACCATGGCAACCTCATTCCGTCGAACCAGAAGGCGAAGGCCGGTACGCCCGATGCGCAGGCCAAGCTCGACGCTTTCAACGGTTACATGAAAACAGCCAATACGCTCGACTGGGATGCCGTCAATGAAGGTCGTCAGCAGCTCAACAGCCGCTGGAACCGTACTATCGAAAAGTAA
- a CDS encoding ABC transporter ATP-binding protein — protein MSFLTLSGISRHYGKFAAVDNFNLAIEKGEFISLLGPSGCGKTTTLQMIAGLVTPTAGSITLDGREITRLAPAKRELGVVFQSYALFPHMTVAQNVSFGLEMRKVPKAEREKRVRDVLELVHLSALADRYPREMSGGQRQRVAIARALVINPPVLLLDEPLSNLDAQLREEMQFELRRIQRTVGITTIMVTHDQAEALSISDRIVVMEKGVITQVDAPYKLYEHPHNHFISNFVGKSNFLKARAEGDMIALAETTIRFPANGKQVSGELSVFIRPEKVQLVAAGEGHVAGEVTTRYFMGAQWLLGVTTPAGQLSVALPNLGNPPPSEGTSVGLSWNHEDCRILTAGVN, from the coding sequence ATGAGCTTTTTGACCCTTTCCGGAATTTCCCGCCACTACGGCAAGTTCGCGGCTGTCGACAATTTCAACTTGGCGATTGAAAAGGGCGAGTTCATTTCGCTTCTCGGTCCTTCCGGCTGCGGCAAGACCACGACCTTGCAGATGATCGCCGGGCTGGTGACGCCGACGGCAGGTTCCATCACGCTTGACGGACGTGAAATCACGCGCCTTGCTCCGGCCAAGCGCGAACTCGGCGTTGTCTTCCAGAGCTATGCGCTGTTTCCACATATGACGGTTGCGCAGAATGTGAGCTTCGGCCTTGAAATGCGCAAAGTGCCAAAGGCAGAGCGCGAAAAGCGCGTTCGCGACGTGCTGGAACTGGTGCATCTCAGCGCACTTGCCGATCGTTATCCGCGTGAAATGTCGGGCGGTCAGCGCCAGCGTGTGGCCATTGCCCGTGCGTTGGTCATCAATCCGCCGGTCTTGCTGCTCGACGAGCCGCTTTCCAATCTGGATGCGCAGCTGCGTGAAGAAATGCAGTTCGAGCTGCGTCGCATCCAGCGTACTGTCGGCATTACCACCATCATGGTGACGCATGATCAGGCCGAAGCGCTTTCGATCAGCGATCGCATCGTGGTTATGGAAAAGGGCGTCATCACGCAGGTCGATGCGCCCTACAAGCTCTATGAGCATCCGCATAACCACTTCATTTCCAACTTCGTCGGCAAGTCGAACTTCCTGAAGGCGCGCGCTGAAGGCGATATGATCGCGCTGGCCGAAACGACAATCCGCTTCCCTGCAAATGGCAAACAGGTTTCCGGCGAGCTTTCTGTCTTCATCCGTCCTGAAAAGGTGCAGCTCGTTGCAGCGGGTGAGGGGCATGTCGCCGGTGAAGTGACGACGCGCTACTTCATGGGTGCGCAGTGGCTGCTCGGCGTGACCACGCCTGCGGGCCAGCTTTCGGTGGCCCTGCCCAATCTTGGCAACCCACCGCCATCGGAAGGCACATCGGTCGGCCTCAGCTGGAACCATGAGGATTGCCGTATCCTCACCGCAGGGGTGAACTGA
- a CDS encoding FAD/NAD(P)-dependent oxidoreductase: MSAVPNPVIVGAGPAGIRATETLVKAGLKPIVLDEGFRSGGQIYRRPPLDDGRSYRSRYGSEAHKAEALHKTFDALRSVIDYRPETLVWNITRGEGDRLDLLTKGVHSQLPYSHLILATGATDRVLPFKAWTKPGVYTLGASQTALKAQGCTVGERVVFMGSGPLLYLVAWQYHHAGAKVAAVLDTAPFASKFHLAHLALYAPRIVALGAYYGLRLKLGGVPIHYNVRPDEVLGEGHVEAIRYRTGKRVREVECDALAYGFALRPETQLADLAGCEFRFEERDRAWLPAADKLGRSSREGVYVAGDGAGIAGADAAEIRGSLAAMALLRDRGLPFDEGTERGLLAKLDHIYRERLIVEKAFPFPRDWFDTIAGDVTLCRCEEIAVRDAKAVIGKGDVREINRLKALTRVGMGRCQGRMCTAAAAELLASMQDKAPEEAGRIRAQAPVKPIPLGFGAPAREGASS; this comes from the coding sequence ATGAGTGCGGTTCCCAATCCGGTCATTGTGGGCGCTGGTCCTGCGGGCATTCGCGCCACCGAAACGCTGGTCAAGGCGGGTCTCAAGCCTATCGTGCTCGACGAAGGTTTTCGTTCCGGTGGTCAGATCTATCGTCGCCCGCCGCTCGATGACGGGCGCAGCTATCGAAGCCGTTACGGGTCGGAAGCGCATAAGGCCGAAGCGCTGCACAAGACATTCGACGCGTTGCGTAGCGTAATCGACTATCGTCCGGAAACACTGGTCTGGAATATCACGCGCGGTGAGGGTGATCGTCTCGATCTCCTGACCAAGGGTGTGCATAGTCAGCTGCCTTACAGCCATCTCATTCTGGCGACGGGTGCGACTGATCGGGTTCTGCCGTTCAAAGCCTGGACCAAGCCCGGCGTCTATACGCTTGGTGCATCACAGACCGCACTCAAGGCGCAAGGCTGCACGGTTGGCGAACGCGTGGTGTTCATGGGTTCGGGGCCGCTGCTTTATCTGGTCGCCTGGCAATATCATCATGCCGGTGCGAAGGTTGCAGCCGTGCTCGACACAGCGCCCTTCGCTTCAAAGTTTCATCTGGCACATCTGGCGCTCTATGCACCGCGCATTGTCGCTCTCGGCGCTTATTACGGCCTGCGGCTGAAGCTTGGTGGCGTACCGATCCACTATAATGTGCGACCAGATGAAGTTCTGGGCGAGGGCCATGTCGAAGCCATTCGCTATCGCACGGGCAAGCGTGTTCGCGAGGTTGAATGCGATGCGCTGGCCTATGGTTTTGCGCTGCGTCCTGAAACCCAGCTTGCCGATCTCGCCGGTTGCGAATTCCGCTTTGAAGAACGTGACCGCGCCTGGCTTCCTGCTGCCGACAAGCTCGGCCGTTCAAGCCGCGAAGGTGTTTACGTGGCGGGCGATGGCGCGGGCATCGCGGGTGCGGATGCTGCTGAAATTCGTGGGTCATTGGCCGCGATGGCCTTGCTGCGCGACAGGGGCCTGCCGTTTGACGAAGGCACCGAACGCGGCCTTCTCGCAAAGCTCGATCATATCTATCGCGAGCGCCTGATCGTCGAAAAAGCTTTCCCGTTCCCGCGCGACTGGTTCGATACAATCGCAGGCGATGTCACGCTTTGCCGTTGCGAAGAAATCGCGGTGCGTGATGCCAAGGCGGTTATCGGCAAGGGTGATGTGCGCGAGATCAACCGGCTCAAGGCGCTTACCCGTGTGGGGATGGGGCGCTGTCAGGGGCGCATGTGTACCGCTGCCGCCGCAGAACTTCTGGCGTCGATGCAGGACAAGGCGCCCGAAGAAGCGGGCCGCATCCGCGCCCAGGCACCAGTCAAGCCGATCCCGCTTGGGTTTGGCGCCCCGGCCAGAGAAGGCGCTTCGTCATGA
- a CDS encoding TRAP transporter substrate-binding protein, translating into MKKILKTMALGVVLPLALMTTTAMAEIRSQTIKFAAANSKGHPQVTGMEKFAELVKEKSGGQINVKLFPGGVLGSDPQTLSGLQGGVVEMTVMNAGILSSTVKAFEAVDLPFLFNSGEEADKVMDGPFGTNLMKRLPDTGLIGLAYWELGFRNLTNNRHPVAKLEDIAGLKIRTLQSPVPVALFNALGANAVPLPYTELYTALETGTVDGQENPNANIINAKFYEVQKYLTLTRHQYNPQIVMISKKFWDRLNDEEKAVIEQAAVEARDYQRKVSREQDATALDEIKKTGMQVTELTPEETTRLRDAVKPIIDKFTAEIGAETVDELFAELKKVRGEN; encoded by the coding sequence ATGAAGAAAATACTGAAGACAATGGCACTGGGCGTGGTGCTGCCGCTGGCACTGATGACGACCACCGCCATGGCTGAAATCCGTTCGCAGACGATCAAGTTTGCTGCCGCCAACAGCAAGGGCCATCCGCAGGTCACGGGCATGGAGAAATTTGCCGAGCTGGTGAAGGAAAAGAGCGGCGGGCAGATCAATGTGAAACTGTTTCCCGGCGGTGTTCTGGGCAGCGATCCGCAGACACTTTCCGGCTTGCAGGGCGGCGTCGTGGAAATGACGGTGATGAATGCGGGCATCCTGTCCAGCACCGTCAAGGCATTCGAAGCGGTTGATTTGCCATTCCTGTTCAACAGCGGCGAGGAAGCCGACAAGGTCATGGATGGCCCCTTCGGTACCAATCTGATGAAACGCCTGCCCGATACGGGTCTGATCGGGCTTGCCTATTGGGAACTCGGTTTCCGCAATCTGACCAACAACCGTCATCCGGTCGCAAAGCTGGAGGACATTGCCGGGTTGAAGATCCGCACCCTGCAATCGCCGGTTCCGGTTGCCTTGTTCAATGCACTTGGCGCCAATGCGGTGCCGCTGCCCTATACCGAGCTTTATACGGCGCTTGAAACCGGTACGGTGGATGGGCAGGAAAATCCCAATGCCAACATCATCAATGCCAAATTCTATGAAGTGCAGAAATATCTGACGCTGACCCGCCACCAGTATAATCCGCAGATCGTCATGATCAGCAAGAAGTTCTGGGATCGCCTTAACGATGAGGAAAAAGCGGTGATCGAGCAGGCCGCTGTCGAGGCGCGCGATTATCAGCGCAAGGTTTCGCGCGAGCAGGATGCGACGGCGCTGGACGAGATCAAGAAGACCGGCATGCAGGTTACCGAGCTTACGCCGGAAGAAACCACGCGCCTGCGCGATGCGGTAAAGCCGATCATCGACAAGTTTACCGCCGAAATCGGTGCAGAAACGGTCGATGAACTCTTCGCCGAATTGAAGAAGGTACGCGGCGAAAACTAA
- a CDS encoding TRAP transporter small permease, with amino-acid sequence MKALVDFYFTAARFAIACLLGCMVVLVFGNVVLRYAFNQGITVSEELSRIFFIWLTFLGAVVAMRDHAHLGVDSLVRRLSPRGARIALVAGHIMMFGATWLVLSGSWTQTLINIPTLAPATGMSMGWFYGAGLAFAVPALLIIAWNGFGIATGRIDVAGTHFVTDSEEHVTPVSTDENRK; translated from the coding sequence ATGAAAGCTTTAGTCGATTTCTATTTTACCGCGGCGCGGTTCGCCATTGCCTGCCTTCTTGGTTGCATGGTCGTGCTCGTGTTCGGCAATGTGGTGCTGCGCTATGCCTTCAATCAGGGCATAACGGTTTCAGAAGAACTGTCGCGCATCTTCTTCATCTGGCTCACCTTTCTTGGCGCAGTGGTCGCCATGCGCGACCATGCGCATCTGGGTGTGGATTCGCTGGTGCGCCGCCTGTCGCCTAGGGGCGCGCGCATTGCGCTGGTCGCCGGCCATATCATGATGTTCGGCGCGACATGGCTGGTTCTTTCGGGAAGCTGGACGCAGACACTCATCAATATTCCGACGCTGGCCCCGGCGACAGGCATGTCGATGGGTTGGTTTTATGGCGCAGGGCTGGCCTTCGCAGTCCCCGCACTCCTGATCATTGCGTGGAACGGTTTCGGCATCGCAACCGGGCGGATCGATGTCGCCGGGACGCATTTCGTGACGGATAGCGAGGAGCATGTCACGCCCGTCTCGACCGATGAAAATCGCAAGTAG
- a CDS encoding DUF922 domain-containing Zn-dependent protease gives MKKAAAFAFLGILVAAPALAEDNWKAVEEIKTYAIAGKTGPELYESIGERGPKIGGGKTRVIAHTSYVLTWDRKFDRSNNACTILSATPKLKITYTLPKPSQKLNSPVKEHWETFSEGIRKHELVHGDHAKDMTREIVRRTVGLSVPNDPKCQKIRKVLIKEITDMVDVQRAQGRAFDKVEMGNGGNVHQLILALVNGG, from the coding sequence GTGAAAAAAGCGGCAGCATTCGCATTCCTTGGAATTCTGGTGGCGGCACCTGCACTGGCAGAAGACAATTGGAAAGCTGTCGAGGAAATCAAGACCTACGCCATTGCCGGGAAAACCGGTCCTGAACTTTATGAATCCATCGGTGAGCGTGGCCCGAAGATCGGCGGCGGCAAAACCCGTGTCATAGCCCATACCAGCTATGTGCTGACCTGGGACCGGAAGTTCGACCGCTCCAACAATGCCTGCACGATCCTGTCCGCCACGCCGAAGCTGAAGATCACCTATACGCTGCCGAAGCCCTCGCAGAAGCTCAATTCCCCGGTGAAAGAACACTGGGAAACTTTCTCCGAAGGCATCCGCAAGCATGAGCTTGTGCATGGCGACCATGCCAAGGACATGACGCGCGAGATTGTGCGCCGGACCGTTGGCCTGTCGGTTCCAAACGATCCGAAATGCCAGAAAATCCGCAAGGTGCTGATCAAGGAAATCACCGATATGGTGGACGTCCAGCGAGCTCAGGGCCGCGCCTTCGACAAGGTCGAGATGGGCAATGGCGGCAATGTCCATCAGCTTATTCTGGCGCTGGTGAACGGTGGCTGA
- a CDS encoding TRAP transporter large permease subunit codes for MTLLIFLAALLVPMALGVPVAFALIISGAALMMYMDLFDAQIVAQNVLNGADSFPLMAVPFFLLAGEIMNAGGLSRRIVNLALVMVGHVRGGLGFVAIFAACVIASLSGSAVADAAALGALLFPMMRNAGHEPGRAAGLIASASIIAPVIPPSIGFILFGVVGGVSITKLFLAGIFPGLMIAVALCVTWFILARREQFELPKKAEPSARMRAFLDSIWALMLPVIIIVGLRFGVFTPTEAGVVAAVYSLFVATVIYRELPLSRLYPAMVDAAKTTAVVMFLVASASVSAWMITVADVPGELAELVRPLMDNQTLLLLAIMLLVVLVGMAMDMTPTILILTPVLMPIIKEAGIDPVYFGVLFIINNSIGLITPPVGTVLNVVCGVARLPFEKVMTGVLPFLIAQLVVLFLMVLFPQLVTVPMNWFH; via the coding sequence ATGACCTTGCTCATCTTTCTTGCCGCCCTTCTGGTTCCGATGGCGCTTGGCGTCCCTGTTGCCTTCGCGCTCATCATCAGCGGTGCGGCGCTGATGATGTATATGGATTTGTTCGACGCCCAGATCGTGGCGCAGAACGTGCTGAACGGCGCCGACAGTTTTCCGCTGATGGCCGTTCCGTTCTTCCTGCTTGCCGGGGAAATCATGAATGCGGGCGGCTTGTCGCGTCGCATCGTCAATCTGGCGCTGGTCATGGTGGGGCATGTGCGCGGCGGTCTCGGTTTCGTCGCGATCTTTGCAGCCTGTGTGATCGCAAGCCTTTCGGGTTCGGCGGTTGCCGATGCGGCAGCGCTCGGCGCATTGCTGTTTCCGATGATGCGCAATGCCGGACACGAGCCGGGTCGCGCCGCCGGGCTGATCGCCTCGGCATCGATCATTGCCCCGGTCATCCCGCCCTCCATCGGTTTCATCCTGTTTGGCGTGGTTGGCGGCGTTTCGATCACCAAACTGTTCCTGGCGGGGATTTTCCCCGGCCTGATGATTGCCGTTGCGCTGTGCGTGACCTGGTTCATCCTCGCGCGCCGCGAACAGTTCGAACTGCCGAAGAAAGCTGAACCCAGTGCACGGATGCGGGCTTTCCTCGACAGTATCTGGGCCTTGATGCTGCCGGTCATCATCATTGTCGGCCTTCGCTTCGGTGTGTTCACGCCGACGGAAGCGGGCGTGGTTGCCGCTGTCTATTCGCTGTTCGTCGCAACCGTGATCTATCGGGAATTGCCGCTTTCAAGACTCTATCCGGCAATGGTCGATGCGGCGAAGACGACCGCCGTGGTGATGTTCCTCGTTGCCAGCGCCAGCGTTTCGGCCTGGATGATTACGGTTGCCGATGTGCCGGGTGAACTGGCCGAACTGGTGCGGCCTTTGATGGATAACCAGACGCTGCTGCTGCTTGCCATCATGCTCTTGGTTGTTCTCGTCGGCATGGCGATGGACATGACCCCGACAATCCTGATCCTGACGCCGGTGCTGATGCCGATCATCAAGGAGGCGGGCATCGATCCGGTCTATTTCGGTGTGCTGTTCATCATCAACAATTCCATCGGCCTCATCACCCCGCCTGTCGGCACGGTGCTGAATGTGGTGTGCGGCGTCGCGCGCCTGCCGTTTGAGAAGGTGATGACGGGCGTGCTGCCGTTTCTGATTGCGCAGCTGGTGGTGCTTTTCCTGATGGTACTGTTCCCGCAACTGGTGACGGTCCCGATGAACTGGTTCCATTAA